From one Streptomyces sp. R41 genomic stretch:
- a CDS encoding molybdopterin oxidoreductase family protein, with translation MSRTSGTTPDSRTAPRVCPLCEATCGLTLTIEGTRVTGARGDRADVFSKGFICPKGASFGAVDGDPDRLRAPLVRKDGELREATWDEAFDAVAAGLRPVVEQYGPHAVGIVLGNPNVHTMAGALYPPVLLTALRTHSLFTASTVDQMPKHVSSGLLYGDANAIPVPDLDHTDHLLLIGANPLESNGSLCTAPDFPGKLKALRARGGTLTVIDPRRTRTAKLADRHVAIRPGTDALLLAAMAYVLFEEKLVDLGALAPHVQDLDELADAVRDFTPEAASEACDVDADIIRALARELAAAPTAAVYGRIGSCTVPHGTLASWLVDVLNILTGNLDRPGGALFPQAATDKTPRPAGPGRGFALGRWHSRVSRYPEAKGELPLSALAEEIDTATEEGSPVRAVIAVAANPVLSAPDGDRLDKALDSLDFMVSVDPYLNETSRHAHVVLPPPPPSQSAHHDFAFNTLAVRNQVRYNRPAVPLEPGRMAETEILARLVLAATGMHGADPSAVDTMVIDTTLGKSVTEAHSPVHGRDPKELAAQLTGENGPERRLDMMLRLGPYGDGFGARPDGLSLAKLLAHPHGIDLGPLRPRLPQPLKTPSGKIELLPGPIADDLPRLRAALRERPAALVLVGRRHLRSNNSWMHNVPALTGGSNRCTLHIHPEDAERLGLTDGAAVRVKGAGGEVTAPAEFTDAVRRGVVSLPHGWGHDRPGTRMSHAALDPGVNVNQLLDGSLLDPLSGTAVLNGVPVELALTETSL, from the coding sequence GTGTCCCGCACCTCCGGCACCACCCCCGACTCCCGCACCGCCCCGCGCGTGTGCCCTCTGTGCGAGGCCACCTGCGGACTGACGCTCACCATCGAGGGCACCCGCGTGACCGGCGCCCGGGGCGACCGCGCCGATGTGTTCAGCAAAGGGTTCATCTGCCCGAAGGGCGCCTCCTTCGGGGCGGTCGACGGGGATCCGGACCGGCTGCGCGCTCCCCTCGTCCGCAAGGACGGCGAACTGCGGGAGGCGACCTGGGACGAGGCGTTCGACGCGGTGGCCGCGGGCCTGCGGCCCGTCGTCGAGCAGTACGGGCCGCACGCCGTCGGCATCGTCCTCGGCAACCCGAACGTGCACACCATGGCCGGCGCCCTCTACCCGCCCGTCCTGCTCACCGCGCTGCGCACCCACAGCCTCTTCACCGCCTCCACCGTCGACCAGATGCCCAAGCACGTCTCCAGCGGACTGCTGTACGGCGACGCCAACGCGATCCCCGTACCGGACCTCGACCACACCGACCACCTCCTGCTCATCGGGGCCAACCCCCTGGAATCCAACGGGAGTCTGTGCACCGCCCCCGACTTCCCCGGCAAGCTCAAGGCGCTGCGCGCACGTGGCGGCACGCTGACGGTCATCGACCCGCGCCGGACGCGCACGGCGAAGCTCGCCGACCGGCATGTGGCCATCCGGCCCGGCACCGACGCACTGCTGCTCGCGGCGATGGCGTACGTCCTCTTCGAGGAGAAGCTCGTCGACCTCGGCGCCCTCGCGCCGCACGTCCAGGACCTCGACGAACTCGCCGACGCCGTCCGCGACTTCACCCCCGAAGCCGCGAGCGAGGCCTGCGACGTCGACGCGGACATCATCCGGGCACTGGCCCGCGAGCTCGCCGCCGCGCCCACCGCCGCCGTCTACGGCCGCATCGGCAGCTGCACCGTCCCGCACGGCACCCTCGCCAGCTGGCTCGTCGACGTCCTCAACATCCTCACCGGCAATCTCGACCGGCCCGGCGGCGCCCTCTTCCCGCAGGCCGCGACCGACAAGACACCCCGGCCCGCCGGCCCCGGCCGCGGCTTCGCGCTCGGCCGCTGGCACAGCAGGGTGAGCCGCTATCCCGAGGCCAAGGGCGAACTGCCGCTCTCCGCCCTCGCCGAGGAGATCGACACCGCGACCGAGGAGGGCAGCCCGGTCCGCGCCGTCATAGCCGTCGCCGCCAACCCCGTCCTGTCCGCACCGGACGGCGACCGCCTCGACAAGGCCCTGGACTCGCTGGACTTCATGGTCAGCGTCGACCCGTACCTGAACGAGACCTCGCGCCACGCGCACGTCGTCCTTCCGCCGCCCCCGCCCTCGCAGAGCGCGCACCACGACTTCGCCTTCAACACCCTCGCCGTACGCAACCAGGTCCGCTACAACCGCCCGGCCGTCCCCCTGGAGCCGGGTCGCATGGCGGAGACCGAGATCCTCGCCCGGCTCGTCCTCGCCGCGACCGGCATGCACGGCGCCGACCCGTCCGCCGTCGACACCATGGTCATCGACACCACCCTCGGCAAGTCCGTCACCGAGGCACACTCCCCGGTGCACGGCCGCGACCCTAAGGAACTCGCCGCCCAACTCACCGGTGAGAACGGCCCCGAGCGGCGGCTCGACATGATGCTGCGCCTCGGCCCGTACGGCGACGGCTTCGGCGCCCGGCCGGACGGGCTGAGCCTGGCGAAGCTGCTCGCCCATCCGCACGGCATCGACCTCGGACCGCTGCGGCCGCGCCTGCCCCAGCCGCTGAAGACACCCAGCGGGAAGATCGAGCTGCTGCCCGGACCGATCGCCGACGATCTGCCGCGCCTACGGGCCGCCCTGCGCGAGCGTCCGGCGGCCCTGGTGCTGGTGGGCCGCCGCCATCTGCGCTCCAACAACAGCTGGATGCACAACGTGCCCGCCCTCACCGGTGGCTCCAACCGCTGCACCCTGCACATCCACCCCGAGGACGCCGAACGCCTCGGGCTCACCGACGGGGCCGCCGTACGCGTCAAGGGCGCCGGGGGAGAGGTGACGGCCCCCGCCGAGTTCACCGACGCGGTACGACGCGGTGTGGTGAGCCTGCCGCACGGCTGGGGACACGACCGCCCCGGCACCCGGATGAGCCACGCCGCCCTGGACCCGGGCGTCAACGTCAACCAGCTCCTCGATGGCTCGCTCCTCGACCCGCTGTCGGGCACGGCGGTGCTCAATGGCGTGCCCGTGGAGCTCGCGCTCACCGAGACAAGCCTGTGA
- a CDS encoding TetR family transcriptional regulator yields MKPVPHATSLRRAPVQRRSAERLTRILDACADLLDEVGYDALSTRAVAQRAGVPIGSVYRFFGNKRAMADALAQRNLERYAERVTERLLETGGGGWRAAMDAVLDEYLAMKRTAPGFSLVDFGNQIPVGSGTAQPNTRVADRLTELLSGYLDRTPDEDLRRTFLIAVETADTLVHLAFRVAPEGDERIIEEARELLRAYLARVLD; encoded by the coding sequence ATGAAGCCCGTGCCCCATGCGACCTCGCTGCGCAGAGCGCCCGTACAACGGCGCAGTGCCGAACGACTGACCAGAATCCTCGACGCCTGCGCCGACCTCCTCGACGAGGTCGGCTACGACGCCCTGAGCACCCGCGCCGTGGCCCAGCGGGCCGGCGTGCCCATCGGCTCCGTCTACCGCTTCTTCGGCAACAAGCGCGCCATGGCCGACGCGCTCGCCCAGCGCAACCTGGAGCGCTATGCCGAGCGCGTCACCGAGCGCCTCCTGGAGACAGGCGGCGGGGGCTGGCGCGCGGCCATGGACGCCGTGCTCGACGAATACCTCGCCATGAAGCGCACCGCGCCCGGCTTCTCCCTCGTCGACTTCGGCAACCAGATCCCCGTCGGCTCCGGAACCGCCCAGCCCAACACCCGAGTCGCCGACCGCCTCACCGAACTGCTCTCCGGCTACCTCGACCGCACCCCCGACGAGGACCTCCGCCGCACCTTCCTGATCGCCGTGGAGACCGCGGACACCCTGGTCCACCTGGCCTTCCGGGTCGCGCCGGAGGGGGACGAACGGATCATCGAGGAGGCGCGGGAGCTGTTGCGGGCGTACCTGGCCAGGGTCCTGGACTGA
- the hmgA gene encoding homogentisate 1,2-dioxygenase yields the protein MSGDARKTAEGLTYLSGFGNEFSSEAVPGALPHGRNSPQRAPLGLYAEQLSGTAFTEPRAHNRRSWLYRIRPSAAHPAFTRVDNGPLRTAPFTETAPDPNRLRWNPLPEPPAGTDFLQGLWTLGGNGDATQRTGMAVHLYHANSSMERVFSDADGELLIVPERGGLLLHTEFGLLHVEPGQVALIPRGVRFRVELLDTASTGEQSPTARGYVCENYGAPFRLPDLGPIGANGLANARDFLAPVAAYEDIEGPVEVVNKFCGNLWTATYDHSPLDVVAWHGNHVPYIYDLRRFNVIGTISYDHPDPSIFTVLTSPSDTPGLAGVDFVVFAPRWLVGEDTFRPPYFHRNVMSEYMGLIEGAYDAKAEGFVPGGGSLHNMMSAHGPDRETFDRASAAELRPQKIDDGLAFMFETRWPVTATAQAARAEHLQQAYDDVWQGLQRHFRPDSRPAD from the coding sequence ATGAGCGGGGACGCGAGGAAGACGGCCGAGGGGCTGACCTACCTCTCCGGTTTCGGCAACGAATTCAGCTCGGAGGCGGTCCCGGGGGCGCTGCCGCACGGCCGCAACTCGCCGCAGCGCGCCCCGCTCGGGCTGTACGCGGAGCAGCTGAGCGGCACGGCGTTCACCGAGCCGAGGGCACACAACCGGCGCTCGTGGCTGTACCGGATCCGTCCGTCCGCCGCGCACCCCGCGTTCACCCGCGTGGACAACGGCCCGCTCCGCACGGCTCCCTTCACCGAGACGGCACCCGACCCGAACCGGCTGCGCTGGAATCCGCTGCCCGAGCCCCCCGCCGGGACGGATTTCCTGCAAGGCCTGTGGACCCTCGGCGGCAACGGCGACGCGACCCAGCGCACCGGCATGGCGGTGCACCTCTATCACGCCAACTCCTCGATGGAGCGGGTGTTCAGCGACGCCGACGGTGAACTGCTGATCGTGCCGGAGCGCGGCGGGCTGCTGCTGCACACAGAGTTCGGCCTGCTGCATGTGGAGCCGGGCCAGGTCGCGCTGATTCCCCGTGGTGTCCGCTTCCGCGTGGAGCTCCTGGACACCGCATCGACCGGCGAGCAGAGCCCGACCGCCCGGGGATATGTGTGCGAGAACTACGGGGCGCCCTTCCGGCTGCCCGACCTCGGCCCGATCGGCGCCAATGGTCTCGCCAACGCCCGTGACTTCCTCGCGCCGGTCGCCGCGTACGAGGACATCGAGGGCCCGGTCGAGGTGGTGAACAAATTCTGCGGCAACCTCTGGACGGCGACGTACGACCACTCGCCGCTGGATGTCGTCGCCTGGCACGGCAACCATGTGCCGTACATCTATGACCTGCGCCGTTTCAATGTGATCGGCACCATCAGCTACGACCATCCGGACCCGTCGATCTTCACGGTGCTGACGTCACCGTCGGACACCCCGGGTCTGGCCGGCGTCGACTTCGTCGTCTTCGCGCCGCGCTGGCTGGTGGGCGAGGACACCTTCCGGCCGCCGTACTTCCACCGGAATGTGATGAGCGAGTACATGGGGCTCATCGAGGGCGCGTACGACGCGAAGGCGGAGGGCTTTGTTCCGGGCGGTGGTTCGCTGCACAACATGATGTCGGCGCACGGGCCGGACCGGGAGACCTTCGACCGGGCGAGCGCCGCGGAGCTGCGCCCGCAGAAGATCGACGACGGGCTCGCCTTCATGTTCGAGACGCGCTGGCCGGTGACCGCGACGGCCCAGGCGGCCCGGGCGGAGCATCTGCAGCAGGCGTACGACGACGTGTGGCAGGGGCTGCAGCGGCACTTCCGCCCGGACTCCCGCCCGGCCGACTGA
- a CDS encoding GntR family transcriptional regulator produces MTSFAPDSIVLNRKLPLWYQVSQSLRASILGRSPQDPLRLPTEEQLAGHYGVSVLTMRQALKELEVEGLITRHRRRGTFIEPSAQRGVPVRLLGSVDAIVAQQSGMATELLEQGKAPVSGELVEYFPDLDEVATYHRLRGDEKTGEPTNHARNYIRPELAERIDREDLIRWPMTKVLRDVIGVSISRITDTVEARLADPETARLLQVPLLSPILRYTGVIYDQDGQALDVAVIHYRGDRFSFTVTLDTH; encoded by the coding sequence GTGACCTCCTTCGCCCCGGACTCGATCGTCCTGAACCGCAAGCTGCCGCTCTGGTATCAGGTCTCGCAGTCCCTGCGTGCCTCCATACTCGGCCGCTCGCCCCAGGACCCGCTGCGGCTGCCCACGGAGGAGCAGCTGGCGGGGCACTACGGGGTGAGCGTGCTGACCATGCGGCAGGCGCTCAAGGAGCTGGAGGTCGAGGGGCTCATCACGCGCCATCGCAGGCGGGGCACGTTCATCGAGCCGAGCGCCCAGCGGGGCGTGCCCGTGCGGCTGCTCGGCTCGGTGGACGCGATCGTGGCACAGCAGTCCGGCATGGCCACCGAGCTGCTGGAACAGGGGAAAGCTCCGGTTTCAGGTGAATTGGTGGAGTACTTCCCGGACTTGGACGAGGTCGCGACGTATCACCGGTTGCGCGGCGACGAGAAGACGGGCGAGCCGACGAACCACGCGCGCAACTACATCAGGCCGGAGCTGGCGGAGCGCATCGACCGGGAGGATCTGATCCGCTGGCCGATGACCAAGGTGCTGCGGGACGTGATCGGCGTCAGCATCAGCCGTATCACCGACACCGTGGAGGCGCGGCTCGCGGACCCGGAGACGGCGCGACTGCTCCAAGTGCCGCTGCTCAGCCCGATCCTGCGCTACACGGGTGTCATCTACGACCAGGACGGGCAGGCCCTCGACGTCGCCGTCATCCACTACCGGGGCGACCGTTTCTCCTTCACGGTCACCCTCGACACCCACTGA
- a CDS encoding type ISP restriction/modification enzyme, giving the protein MPSVTHDDAPLLADLMPWSVAPPRLGRGWPTAPDAASLRARWDALVKAEGPDREALFGPTRSRTTHSAVAQLPGQSTGTGRLARESGPCPEPVRVLHGPFDEQWLIPDHRLIDAARPELWRVADERQVFAVEQTVVPDASGPVLLAASALPLSAGRAGRVRPLYRRPGGLEPNLAPGLLEHLGTRLGHSPAPVDVLAWTVAVARPGRDGRAVPLTAEPEAWAHGVELGRRMLWLMRRDGERPKLPGGRRPYVRAPLPARPLDLRYDRDEEALHLDDGRISPVPPQAWDFEVGGVRVLEQWFTARTELPPEPGALESIRPATWPQTWTSELLELVTVLALLAELRPQQAELTIESPITQAELRKAGVLPVPDAARRPASVLDHHEEGPEGQFALL; this is encoded by the coding sequence ATGCCGAGCGTGACGCACGACGACGCGCCGCTGCTCGCGGACCTCATGCCGTGGTCCGTCGCACCGCCGAGGCTGGGCCGGGGGTGGCCGACGGCCCCTGATGCCGCGTCTCTGAGGGCGCGCTGGGACGCCTTGGTGAAGGCCGAAGGGCCGGACCGCGAGGCGCTGTTCGGCCCGACGCGCTCGCGCACGACGCACTCGGCGGTGGCGCAGCTGCCGGGGCAGTCCACGGGGACGGGTCGTCTGGCACGCGAGTCGGGTCCCTGCCCGGAGCCGGTACGCGTGCTGCACGGCCCCTTCGACGAGCAGTGGCTGATTCCCGACCACCGGCTGATCGACGCGGCGCGCCCCGAGTTGTGGCGGGTGGCCGACGAGCGGCAGGTGTTCGCGGTCGAGCAGACGGTCGTGCCGGATGCGTCGGGGCCGGTGCTGCTGGCAGCCTCCGCGCTGCCCCTGAGCGCCGGTCGCGCGGGCCGCGTCCGTCCCCTCTACCGGCGCCCCGGCGGCCTCGAACCGAATCTGGCCCCAGGCCTGTTGGAGCACCTCGGCACCCGCCTGGGCCACTCCCCCGCCCCCGTCGACGTCCTCGCCTGGACGGTGGCGGTCGCGCGCCCCGGCCGCGACGGACGGGCCGTCCCGCTCACCGCCGAGCCCGAAGCATGGGCGCACGGTGTCGAGTTGGGCCGCCGGATGCTGTGGCTGATGCGCCGCGACGGTGAGCGCCCCAAGCTTCCGGGCGGCCGCCGCCCGTACGTCCGCGCCCCGCTCCCTGCCCGCCCCCTGGATCTGCGCTACGACCGTGACGAGGAGGCCCTCCACCTCGACGACGGCCGGATCTCGCCCGTACCGCCGCAGGCCTGGGACTTCGAGGTGGGCGGGGTGCGCGTACTGGAGCAGTGGTTCACGGCCAGGACGGAGCTGCCGCCCGAGCCGGGCGCCCTGGAGTCGATCCGCCCCGCCACATGGCCGCAGACGTGGACGTCCGAGTTGCTGGAACTCGTCACGGTGCTGGCGCTGCTCGCGGAATTGCGGCCCCAGCAGGCCGAGTTGACGATCGAATCACCGATCACACAGGCCGAGCTGCGCAAGGCGGGCGTGCTCCCGGTGCCGGACGCGGCGCGGCGGCCGGCCTCGGTCCTCGACCACCACGAAGAGGGCCCCGAGGGGCAGTTCGCCCTGCTCTAG
- a CDS encoding TetR/AcrR family transcriptional regulator — protein sequence MAGRNVVPEVIWARPERAGRGPRPAYSRADIAAAAVRIADTEGLDAVSMRRVAAELGCGTMSLYNYVPRKEDLYELMVDAISGEHDIQEPSGDWRADMLRVARQTRALMHRHPWLPGLMSPVYGFSPNALRYLEHCLACLDPLDVPYGTKFELIAMLNGVVTTYVGNELATAERTRSLPWSEEQENAVRIAYLGSQVATGAYPRMAAAFMEDAGPIDLEAVFERALGRVLDAFEPKG from the coding sequence ATGGCAGGGCGCAACGTCGTACCCGAAGTGATCTGGGCCCGTCCCGAGCGCGCGGGCCGTGGTCCGCGGCCGGCGTACAGCCGTGCGGACATCGCGGCCGCCGCCGTGCGCATCGCGGACACGGAGGGGCTCGACGCGGTCTCGATGCGGCGCGTGGCCGCCGAGCTGGGCTGCGGCACGATGTCGCTCTACAACTACGTGCCGCGCAAGGAGGACCTGTACGAGCTGATGGTCGACGCCATCAGCGGCGAGCACGACATCCAGGAGCCCTCGGGCGACTGGCGCGCCGACATGCTCCGGGTCGCCCGTCAGACCCGCGCCCTCATGCACCGTCACCCCTGGCTGCCGGGCCTGATGTCCCCGGTCTACGGCTTCAGCCCCAACGCCCTGCGCTACCTGGAGCACTGCCTGGCCTGCCTCGACCCGCTCGACGTGCCGTACGGCACGAAGTTCGAGTTGATCGCGATGCTCAACGGGGTCGTCACGACATACGTCGGCAATGAGCTGGCCACCGCCGAACGCACCCGGTCGCTGCCCTGGTCGGAGGAGCAGGAGAACGCGGTCCGGATCGCCTATCTGGGGTCGCAGGTGGCGACCGGCGCCTATCCGCGCATGGCCGCGGCCTTCATGGAGGACGCCGGGCCCATCGACCTGGAGGCGGTCTTCGAACGGGCGCTGGGGCGGGTCCTGGACGCGTTCGAACCGAAAGGCTAG
- a CDS encoding ATP-binding cassette domain-containing protein, producing MTTTYTVLSEGLVKRFGDVHALRGLDLAVAEGTVCGVLGPNGAGKTTTVRLLTTLLRPDAGSARVAGHDLVREAAAVRRSIGVTGQYASIDGDLTGRQNLRLFAKLHRMKDAGARAAELLDRFGLAEAADRPASTYSGGMRRRLDLAASLIRRPSVLFLDEPTTGLDPASRNQIWAAVRALKGEGTTVLLTTQYLEEADQLADDIVLVDRGRATHTGSPAELKALIGSYAEVVVAHAEAMAGAAAVLDQLTGNEPTFAEERHAVGAVTTDPTLTLPRLVRELDAAGVPLLDASLRPPTLDDVFLRLTDGQSQAPTDHKELVT from the coding sequence ATGACTACTACGTACACTGTACTTAGTGAGGGTCTGGTGAAGCGCTTCGGGGACGTCCACGCGCTTCGCGGCCTCGACCTGGCGGTGGCGGAGGGCACGGTCTGCGGGGTGCTCGGGCCGAACGGCGCGGGCAAGACCACGACCGTACGGCTGCTCACCACACTGCTGCGACCCGACGCGGGGTCCGCGCGTGTCGCCGGGCACGATCTCGTACGGGAGGCCGCGGCCGTCCGCCGGAGCATCGGGGTCACCGGGCAGTACGCCTCCATCGACGGCGACCTCACCGGGCGCCAGAACCTGCGGCTCTTCGCGAAGCTGCATCGCATGAAGGACGCGGGGGCGCGGGCCGCCGAGCTTCTCGACCGCTTCGGGCTGGCCGAGGCCGCCGACCGGCCGGCGTCCACCTACTCGGGCGGCATGCGACGGCGCCTCGACCTGGCGGCGAGTCTGATCCGCCGCCCCTCGGTGCTCTTCCTGGACGAGCCCACCACCGGGCTCGACCCCGCGAGCCGCAACCAGATCTGGGCGGCCGTGCGCGCTCTGAAGGGCGAGGGCACGACCGTGCTGCTGACCACGCAGTACCTGGAGGAGGCCGACCAACTGGCCGACGACATCGTCCTCGTGGACCGGGGCAGGGCCACCCACACCGGCTCGCCCGCCGAACTCAAGGCGCTCATCGGCTCGTACGCCGAAGTCGTCGTCGCCCACGCGGAGGCCATGGCCGGGGCGGCCGCCGTACTGGACCAACTCACCGGCAATGAGCCCACGTTCGCCGAGGAGCGGCACGCGGTGGGCGCCGTCACCACCGATCCGACGCTGACACTCCCCCGTCTGGTCCGTGAACTCGACGCGGCGGGCGTTCCGTTGCTCGACGCGAGCCTGCGTCCGCCGACCCTCGACGACGTCTTCCTCCGGCTCACCGATGGCCAGAGCCAAGCCCCTACCGACCACAAGGAGCTCGTGACATGA
- a CDS encoding ABC transporter permease, translated as MSALAYDGTAMLGRQLRRIRNNPGLAILTQTMPITMLLFFGYVFGSALAMPGEEYRAFLVPGLMVATAANGIMTGMFQAAQDSHRGVMDRFRTLPMSRAAVPLGQAVADLVVTAVGTVPLLLVGLAVGWRIEGSALEAASAVGLLLLFRFATTWIGIFLGLLSRSEEAAGQLGSATFMLPLLSNAYIPTDNLPGWLRAIAEWNPISAVTTALRDLFGNAPVPEGAAWPVAHPVAGSLAWSCVIIAVFLPSAVRRYATGRG; from the coding sequence ATGAGTGCGTTGGCCTACGACGGGACCGCCATGCTGGGCCGTCAGCTGCGGCGGATCCGGAACAATCCGGGCCTGGCGATCCTCACTCAGACCATGCCGATCACCATGCTGCTGTTCTTCGGGTATGTCTTCGGCAGCGCCCTCGCGATGCCCGGCGAGGAGTACCGGGCCTTCCTCGTGCCGGGGCTGATGGTGGCGACCGCGGCCAACGGGATCATGACCGGCATGTTCCAGGCGGCCCAGGACTCACACCGGGGCGTGATGGACCGCTTCCGCACGCTGCCGATGAGCCGGGCGGCCGTCCCGCTCGGGCAGGCGGTGGCGGACCTGGTCGTCACGGCCGTCGGGACGGTGCCGCTGCTGCTCGTCGGGCTCGCGGTCGGCTGGCGGATCGAGGGGTCGGCGCTCGAAGCGGCGAGCGCCGTCGGACTGCTGCTGCTGTTCCGGTTCGCGACCACGTGGATCGGGATCTTCCTCGGCCTCCTCTCCCGGAGCGAGGAGGCCGCCGGTCAGCTGGGCAGCGCGACCTTCATGCTGCCACTGCTGTCCAACGCGTACATTCCCACCGACAATCTGCCGGGCTGGCTGCGCGCGATCGCCGAGTGGAATCCGATCAGTGCGGTCACCACGGCCTTGCGGGACCTGTTCGGGAACGCCCCCGTGCCCGAGGGGGCCGCCTGGCCGGTGGCCCACCCCGTCGCCGGGTCGCTGGCGTGGTCCTGCGTGATCATCGCCGTATTCCTGCCATCGGCCGTCCGCCGGTACGCGACCGGCCGGGGGTGA
- a CDS encoding CaiB/BaiF CoA transferase family protein, whose amino-acid sequence MIQRMQPLPLPLEGITVVAVEQAVAAPFATRQLADLGARVVKVERIDGGDFARGYDTAAAGLASHFVWCNRGKESVALDLKDPRGLDVVRRLVADADVFVQNLAQGAAARLGLDAATLCAAHPRLIAVDISGYGASGPYADKRAYDMLVQCEAGLVSVTGTPEQPVKAGIPAADIAAAMYAFSGVLAALVRRGTTGRGGPVEVSMLESLAEWMGHPLHHAMHGGTPPARTGLAHAVIAPYDAYPTADGGRVLLSVQNDREWRRLAQQVLDEPELADDPAYATNAARVENRERTDALVAKALGMLGTDEAVARLEGAGIACARLRDLREVAEHPQLAARDRWREVGSPVGPLRALLPPITLPGGEEARMGAVPRLGEHTGTVLRSLGMTDADVAELLRDGVVR is encoded by the coding sequence ATGATCCAGCGCATGCAGCCACTTCCCCTGCCCTTGGAGGGCATCACCGTCGTCGCCGTCGAGCAGGCCGTCGCCGCGCCCTTCGCCACCCGCCAGCTCGCCGATCTCGGCGCTCGAGTCGTCAAGGTCGAACGGATCGACGGCGGGGACTTCGCCCGCGGTTACGACACCGCGGCCGCCGGACTCGCCTCGCACTTCGTGTGGTGCAACCGGGGGAAGGAGTCCGTCGCCCTCGACCTGAAGGACCCGCGCGGGCTCGATGTCGTACGCCGTCTGGTCGCGGACGCGGACGTGTTCGTGCAGAACCTCGCGCAGGGTGCGGCGGCGCGGCTCGGCCTGGACGCGGCGACGCTGTGCGCCGCGCATCCGCGGCTGATCGCCGTGGACATCTCGGGGTACGGGGCGTCGGGACCGTACGCCGACAAACGCGCGTACGACATGCTCGTGCAGTGCGAGGCGGGACTGGTGTCGGTGACGGGGACGCCGGAGCAGCCGGTGAAGGCGGGGATTCCGGCGGCGGACATCGCGGCGGCCATGTACGCGTTCTCGGGGGTGCTCGCGGCGCTGGTGAGGCGCGGCACGACCGGGCGCGGAGGGCCGGTGGAGGTGTCGATGCTGGAGTCGCTCGCCGAGTGGATGGGACATCCGCTGCACCATGCGATGCACGGCGGAACACCCCCGGCGCGCACGGGTCTCGCGCACGCCGTCATCGCGCCGTACGACGCCTATCCGACGGCGGACGGCGGGCGGGTGCTGCTGTCGGTGCAGAACGACCGGGAGTGGCGGCGGCTCGCCCAACAGGTACTGGACGAGCCGGAATTGGCGGACGATCCGGCGTACGCGACGAACGCGGCACGGGTCGAGAACCGGGAGCGCACGGACGCGCTGGTGGCGAAGGCGCTGGGCATGCTCGGCACGGACGAGGCCGTGGCCCGGCTGGAGGGGGCGGGCATCGCCTGCGCCCGCCTGAGGGACCTACGAGAAGTGGCGGAGCATCCACAGCTGGCGGCCAGGGACCGGTGGCGGGAAGTGGGGTCACCGGTGGGGCCGCTGCGGGCGCTGCTGCCGCCGATCACGCTGCCGGGTGGGGAGGAGGCGCGGATGGGGGCCGTCCCCCGGCTCGGGGAGCACACCGGGACGGTGCTGCGGTCGCTGGGGATGACGGATGCGGACGTCGCGGAGTTGCTGCGGGACGGGGTGGTCCGCTGA
- a CDS encoding anti-sigma factor: protein MSLLDRFLRRDLHSLAAPYALDALEPDERRRFERHLRGCVRCAAEVRALTEDAVRLAWSTAAPAPAALRDRVLTAVRTTPQEAPRQEAPRTRAPQQPSRARAPRFRPLLAPLATTTAAAALVVASLFAVQATQTQDELDQERAQAREIAHVLAAPDARATSERDAQGRGIGVVASASERRAVVTVSGLGTPSGGRVHQLWLMRPGENPRSLGLFDSDTPLVADGLNTNATSLAVTVEPHGGSVQPTTTPVVQLALESVGFGE from the coding sequence ATGAGCCTGCTCGACCGCTTCCTGCGCCGCGATCTGCACTCCCTCGCCGCCCCCTACGCCCTCGACGCCCTCGAACCCGACGAGCGCCGCCGCTTCGAACGCCACTTGCGTGGCTGTGTGCGCTGCGCCGCCGAGGTGCGGGCGCTGACCGAGGACGCGGTGCGGCTCGCCTGGTCGACGGCGGCGCCGGCGCCGGCCGCGCTGCGGGACCGGGTGCTGACCGCCGTACGCACCACACCGCAGGAGGCGCCGCGCCAGGAGGCACCACGCACGCGTGCCCCCCAGCAGCCCTCACGCGCGCGTGCCCCCCGCTTCCGGCCCCTCCTCGCCCCGCTCGCCACCACCACGGCCGCCGCGGCCCTCGTCGTCGCCTCCCTGTTCGCCGTACAGGCGACGCAGACCCAGGACGAACTCGACCAGGAGCGCGCCCAGGCACGTGAGATCGCCCACGTTCTCGCGGCACCCGACGCACGCGCGACCAGTGAACGGGACGCACAGGGACGCGGAATCGGAGTTGTCGCCTCCGCGTCGGAGCGGCGCGCCGTCGTGACGGTGAGCGGACTCGGCACTCCCTCCGGAGGGCGGGTGCACCAGCTGTGGCTCATGCGCCCGGGCGAGAATCCGCGCTCCCTGGGGCTCTTCGACAGCGACACGCCCTTGGTCGCCGACGGACTGAATACGAATGCGACGTCACTCGCTGTGACTGTCGAACCTCACGGGGGCTCAGTACAGCCCACCACCACACCAGTTGTCCAACTCGCCCTGGAATCGGTTGGATTCGGAGAGTAA